In one Natator depressus isolate rNatDep1 chromosome 26, rNatDep2.hap1, whole genome shotgun sequence genomic region, the following are encoded:
- the DUSP26 gene encoding dual specificity protein phosphatase 26, which yields MAFMSRFSRSSSRSPSRGSQEDASNHPILSVFELERLLYTGKTACNHADEVWPGLYLGDQDIAANRRELARLRITHILNASHSKWRGGAEYYEGTGIRYLGIEAHDSPSFDMSPYFYPSADFIHQALSERGGRILVHCAVGVSRSATLVLAYLMIRHRMTLVEAIKTVKDHRGIIPNRGFLHQLVSLDNSLRLKRRA from the exons ATGGCGTTTATGTCCAGGTTCTCCAGAAGCAGCTCCAGGTCACCCAGCCGGGGGTCTCAGGAAGACGCCAGCaaccaccccatcctcagtgtctTTGAGCTGGAGAGGCTGCTGTACACGGGGAAGACAGCCTGTAACCATGCAGATGAGGTCTGGCCAGGACTCTACCTGGGAGACCA AGATATAGCAGCCAATCGGCGTGAGCTGGCCCGCCTGCGCATCACCCACATCCTCAATGCGTCGCACAGCAAATGGAGAGGGGGTGCTGAGTACTATGAAGGCACCGGCATCCGCTACCTAGGCATTGAGGCCCACGACTCGCCCAGCTTCGACATGAGTCCCTACTTCTACCCCTCAGCTGACTTCATCCACCAGGCGCTGAGCGAGAGAGGAg GAAGGATCCTTGTCCACTGTGCCGTCGGGGTGAGCCGTTCAGCCACCTTGGTCCTCGCCTACCTCATGATCCGCCACCGTATGACCCTGGTGGAAGCCATAAAGACTGTCAAGGACCACCGCGGCATCATCCCCAACCGGGGCTTCCTGCACCAGCTGGTCTCCCTAGACAACTCCCTGAGGCTGAAGCGGCGAGCAtga